One genomic window of Gossypium hirsutum isolate 1008001.06 chromosome D11, Gossypium_hirsutum_v2.1, whole genome shotgun sequence includes the following:
- the LOC107904509 gene encoding elongation factor G-2, chloroplastic, which translates to MAAETALRVSSSSSTVCNLNGFQRRPTPLSSSTRFLGLRPRASSSSISSSLSQFMGSVRIGSRLPISRQQKGKRRNFSLFAMAADESKRAVPLKDYRNIGIMAHIDAGKTTTTERILYYTGRNYKIGEVHEGTATMDWMEQEQERGITITSAATTTFWKDHRINIIDTPGHVDFTLEVERALRVLDGAICLFDSVAGVEPQSETVWRQADKYGVPRICFVNKMDRLGANFFRTRDMIVTNLGAKPLVIQLPVGAEDNFKGVIDLVKMKAVLWSGEELGAKFEYADIPADLQELAEEYRSQMIETIVELDDQAMENYLEGVEPDEETIKKLIRKGTIGISFVPVLCGSAFKNKGVQPLLDAVMDYLPSPLELLAMKGTDPENPEVIIERTASDEEPFSGLAFKIMTDPFVGSLTFVRVYSGKLAAGSYVLNANKGKKERIGRLLEMHANSREDVKVALAGDIVALAGLKDTITGETLSDPDHPIVLERMDFPDPVIKVAIEPKTKADVDKMANGLIKLAQEDPSFHFSRDEEINQTVIEGMGELHLEIIVDRLKREFKVEANVGAPQVNYRESISKVSEVKYVHKKQSGGQGQFADITVRFEPMEAGSGYEFKSEIKGGAVPKEYIPGVMKGLEECMCNGVLAGFPVVDVRAVLVDGSYHDVDSSVLAFQLAARGAFREGIRKAGPRMLEPIMKVEVVTPEEHLGDVIGDLNSRRGQINSFGDKPGGLKVVDALVPLAEMFQYVSTLRGMTKGRASYTMQLAKFDVVPQHIQNELATKQQEVVA; encoded by the exons atggcaGCAGAGACAGCGCTAAGAGTATCGAGTTCGAGTTCTACTGTGTGCAATCTAAATGGGTTTCAAAGGAGACCAACCCCTTTATCTTCTTCAACTCGTTTTCTGGGTCTTCGTCCTcgagcttcttcttcttcaatttccTCTTCTTTATCCCAGTTCATGGGGAGTGTCAGAATTGGCTCAAGACTTCCTATTTCACGTCAACAAAAGGGGAAGAGAAGGAACTTCTCTCTCTTTGCTATGGCCGCTGATG AGTCAAAGCGTGCTGTACCTTTGAAAGATTATCGCAATATTGGAATTATGGCTCACATAGATGCCGGAAAGACAACGACAACAGAACGTATTCTATACTACACAGGAAGAAACTATAAAATTGGTGAGGTACATGAGGGAACTGCTACAATGGACTGGATGGAACAAGAGCAGGAAAGAGGTATTACCATAACATCGGCTGCAACTACTACATTTTGGAAAGACCACCGGATTAATATTATCGACACCCCTGGCCATGTTGACTTCACACTTGAAGTGGAGCGAGCTCTCAGGGTTTTGGATGGAGCTATATGCTTGTTCGACAGTGTTGCTGGTGTTGAACCGCAATCTGAAACCGTATGGAGACAAGCTGATAAGTATGGGGTACCTAGAATTTGCTTTGTCAACAAGATGGATCGTCTAGGAGCAAACTTTTTCCGGACGAGAGATATGATAGTTACAAATTTGGGTGCTAAACCGCTGGTGATTCAACTACCGGTTGGTGCAGAAGATAATTTTAAAGGTGTCATTGACCTTGTAAAGATGAAAGCTGTGCTTTGGTCTGGGGAAGAATTGGGTGCAAAGTTTGAGTATGCTGATATTCCGGCTGATCTTCAAGAGTTGGCTGAAGAGTACCGATCACAAATGATAGAAACGATCGTTGAATTAGATGACCAAGCTATGGAGAACTATCTGGAAGGAGTTGAGCCCGATGAGGAAACCATTAAGAAATTAATTAGGAAAGGCACCATTGGAATCAGTTTTGTACCTGTATTATGCGGCTCGGCTTTTAAAAATAAGGGTGTTCAGCCATTACTCGATGCTGTTATGGATTACTTGCCGTCTCCTCTTGAGTTGCTGGCAATGAAGGGGACTGATCCTGAGAATCCCGAAGTGATAATTGAAAGGACAGCAAGTGATGAAGAACCGTTTTCCGGATTAGCTTTCAAAATCATGACCGATCCGTTTGTGGGATCCCTTACATTTGTGAGGGTGTATTCAGGAAAGCTTGCTGCGGGATCTTATGTTTTGAATGCTAACAAAGGGAAGAAAGAGAGAATCGGTAGACTATTGGAAATGCACGCTAATAGTCGAGAGGACGTTAAGGTTGCATTGGCCGGTGATATTGTTGCTCTTGCAGGTCTAAAGGATACTATTACAGGTGAAACTCTTAGCGACCCTGACCATCCTATTGTACTTGAACGAATGGACTTCCCCGATCCCGTGATTAAGGTTGCTATTGAACCTAAGACTAAAGCTGATGTCGATAAAATGGCTAATGGTTTGATCAAGCTTGCTCAAGAAGACCCTTCTTTCCACTTCTCACGGGATGAAGAGATCAACCAGACCGTAATTGAAGGAATGGGAGAATTACATCTCGAGATTATCGTTGATCGTTTGAAGAGAGAGTTCAAG GTCGAAGCCAATGTCGGTGCACCACAAGTTAATTACCGGGAAAGTATTTCCAAAGTTTCAGAAGTGAAATACGTACACAAGAAACAATCAGGTGGACAAGGGCAGTTTGCTGATATTACTGTTCGTTTCGAGCCTATGGAGGCAGGTAGTGGATACGAGTTCAAGAGTGAAATCAAAGGTGGAGCCGTGCCGAAAGAATATATTCCTGGAGTGATGAAAGGACTGGAGGAGTGTATGTGTAATGGTGTCCTTGCAGGTTTTCCTGTTGTTGATGTACGTGCCGTGCTAGTAGATGGTTCTTACCACGATGTCGATTCTAGTGTATTGGCATTTCAACTGGCAGCCAGGGGAGCCTTCCGAGAAGGGATTAGAAAGGCTGGCCCTAGGATGCTTGAACCTATAATGAAAGTTGAGGTTGTCACACCCGAAGAACATTTAGGTGACGTGATCGGTGATCTCAACTCAAGGAGAGGCCAGATTAACAGCTTTGGTGATAAGCCTGGAGGACTCAAG GTGGTGGATGCCCTTGTTCCGCTTGCGGAGATGTTCCAATACGTCAGCACTCTCCGAGGTATGACGAAAGGTCGTGCATCCTACACCATGCAACTGGCCAAGTTTGATGTCGTCCCTCAACATATCCAGAACGAGCTTGCTACTAAACAACAAGAAGTTGTTGCTTGA